A genome region from Phoenix dactylifera cultivar Barhee BC4 chromosome 18, palm_55x_up_171113_PBpolish2nd_filt_p, whole genome shotgun sequence includes the following:
- the LOC103698898 gene encoding protein BTR1-like yields the protein MESPDSPYASSPEAAPKRSQLPRSPARDDKEKPTNIRFLVSNTAAGCIIGKGGSTITDFQSQSGARIQLSRNHEFFPGTSDRIIMISGMLSEITKAMELILEKLLTEAEESNDVESRSKVRLIVPNSSCGGIIGKGGSTIKSFIEDSRAGIKISPQDHNYVGLNDRVVTLTGSFDERMRAVYLILSKLIEDAHYPQTLNSPFPYAGVNFPGYPGVPVGYMIPSVTYGTINYGPNGIGGKYPSSKGMMSQAAPTRSSMGSHEGQSSSVTIGVADEHIGAVVGRGGRNIMEIGQVSGARIKISDRGDFLSGTSDRKVTITGSPEAIRTAEAMIMQKVSSNSER from the exons ATGGAATCCCCCGACTCGCCCTACGCTTCCTCCCCCGAGGCCGCCCCCAAGCGTTCCCAGCTCCCCAGATCTCCGGCCCGCG ATGATAAGGAGAAACCAACAAACATTAGGTTTCTTGTGTCAAATACTGCAGCTGGCTGTATTATTGGAAAGGGTGGATCAACCATTACTGATTTTCAGTCACAGTCTGGAGCTCGTATTCAGCTATCACGCAATCATGAATTTTTTCCAGGAACATCTGATAGAATAATCATGATTTCTGGAATGCTTAGTGAAATAACGAAGGCAATGGAACTGATCCTTGAGAAATTGCTGACCGAG GCAGAAGAGAGTAACGATGTTGAAAGTAGATCAAAAGTGAGGCTTATTGTTCCAAATAGCTCATGTGGTGGAATAATTGGCAAAGGTGGATCGACAATAAA GTCATTTATTGAAGATTCTCGGGCTGGCATTAAGATATCGCCTCAGGATCATAATTATGTCGGGTTGAATGATAGGGTAGTTACATTGACAGGGTCTTTTGATGAACGGATGCGAGCTGTCTATCTTATACTGTCGAAGTTAATAGAAGATGCTCATTATCCACAAACTTTAAATTCACCATTTCCATATGCAG GTGTTAATTTTCCGGGTTATCCTGGGGTTCCCGTGGGCTATATGATCCCCTCAGTAACATACGGCACAATAAATTATGGACCGAATGGAATTGGGGGAAAATACCCAAGTAGCAAG GGTATGATGTCACAAGCAGCTCCCACAAGGTCATCTATGGGGTCTCATGAAGGCCAAAGCAGCTCAGTCACAATTGGTGTTGCAGATGAGCATATTGGTGCTGTTGTCGGTCGTGGGGGAAGGAACATAATGGAGATTGGTCAG GTTAGTGGAGCTAGGATTAAGATATCAGATAGAGGTGATTTCCTCTCTGGCACCTCAGATAG GAAAGTAACAATCACTGGATCACCGGAGGCAATTCGCACTGCTGAGGCTATGATTATGCAAAAGGTTTCATCTAATTCTGAGAGGTGA
- the LOC108510846 gene encoding putative glycine-rich cell wall structural protein 1 yields MASSKVLAAAFLLLLSVELIAAGRAAIRATGGGGGGGEGGGGGGGVGGGWLGSGYGSGYGSGYGSGRGSGYGGGGGGGEGGGGGGGSGYGSGGGSGSGYGSGYGSGYGSGGGRGGGGYGSGGGGGGGGGSGYGSGAGGSGYGYGSGSGYGSGGGYGNGGGGGGGGGGGGGGGGGGSGYGSGSGYGSGYGSGSGYGGGAGQGGGYGMGGGGGGGGGGGSGYGSGRGQGSGYGSGYGSGYGSGYGGGGG; encoded by the coding sequence ATGGCTAGTTCCAAGGTCCTAGCTGCTGCATTCCTGCTACTGCTCAGCGTTGAGCTCATTGCTGCCGGAAGAGCTGCCATCCGTGCCACcggcggtggaggaggaggaggagaaggtggtggtggtggtggtggtgttggAGGGGGATGGTTGGGCTCGGGCTATGGCTCAGGCTATGGCTCTGGCTATGGGTCGGGCAGAGGCTCTGGGTACGGCGGTGGCGGGGGAGGTGGAGaaggcggaggcggcggcggtgggTCTGGCTATGGTTCTGGTGGTGGTAGTGGTTCTGGTTATGGGTCGGGGTATGGCTCCGGATATGGCTCTGGAGGTGGTAGGGGAGGAGGCGGATATGGTAGTGGcggaggaggtggtggaggtggagggTCGGGTTATGGGAGCGGCGCCGGTGGCTCCGGTTATGGTTACGGAAGTGGATCGGGGTATGGTTCTGGAGGAGGTTATGGGAAtggtggaggaggtggtggcggcggcggcggcggtggaggcggcggcggaggtggCTCCGGGTATGGAAGCGGATCAGGATATGGCTCCGGTTATGGTAGTGGGTCGGGATATGGTGGAGGTGCCGGCCAGGGTGGAGGATATGGgatgggcggcggcggcggcggcggcggcggcggcggttccGGCTATGGCTCGGGCCGTGGACAAGGGTCCGGATATGGGTCCGGGTATGGGTCTGGCTATGGATCGGgctatggtggtggaggtggaTAA